In Prochlorococcus marinus CUG1435, the genomic window TTTTGAGCTTTTAGGCCATTCAGCAAATTCTAGTCATCCCACATATCTTTTTTTTCTTGATCTAAATTATTTCTTCCTAATAATTCTATCCTTCGTTTTTGATAATCAATTTCTGTTTCAAGAGCGTTTTTCTCGTCAATGTATTTTGTTTGTATTTCTAATATAACTATCTCAAATTGTTCTCCAAAAAAATCTGACATCTCTCTCCATGCTTCCATTTCTTCTTCTTTGTCAATAGTGTCATTTATTTGATGAGAAATAATTTCTAGTACATATTGTTTAAGCTCTTGATGACTCATCGATTCAACTTTTTTTTGAATGTAAAGTTCTTTCAGTTTTTCTAGTTGTTTTTTTGATAGATCAGAATAGATAAATGACTTTTTTTTCATAAATACTTAATTTTTTATAAATATAGACAAAATGATTAGTTTAAACATTCAGAAGAAATCAAAAATCGTAAACTCAATTAAAGCCTTTTTGAGAGTCAAGAATCACTATATTAATTTAATTTTTAATTACTAACTATGGTAATCCAAATTAGATATTTTCTTTAAATCATGTCATCAATTTTTTATAATATTCCTCTGATTATTAAGAAAAAGTAAATAGAATCGAAAGAAATTGTAAAATTTATACTTTTAAAAAACTCGCAATTTCTCCCTAATTCACTGTCATTATTGAGTTAATTGATAAATCTGATTGATAAAATTGTTTACACTAATTCAGCAATCTTCATAAATTCTTGAGAGAATCATAATACTAAAACTTAACTTTAATTTAATAGTTCATAGATATGAAAATTTCAATCCTGTTAATTGAAGATGATCGTGATATGCGTGATTTGGTTGCTAGGCATTTAGAGCACTCTGGTTTCGATGTTCAAAAAGCTGAGGATGGTATTAAAGGACAAGCATTAGCTCTTCAATACTCCCCGGATTTAATTCTCTTGGATCTTATGTTGCCAAGTGTTGATGGATTAACTTTATGTCAGCGACTAAGAAGAGATGAAAGAACATCAAATATCCCAATTATGATGATAACTGCGTTAGGTGGCCTTAAAGATAAAGTGACTGGGTTTAATTCTGGAGCAGATGATTACATTACTAAACCATTTGATCTAGAAGAATTACATGTACGTATAAAAGCATTATTAAGAAGAAGTAATAGAGCACAATTGAATTCTAGTAACCAGCAAGAAATCTTAAATTATGGTCCATTAACCCTTGTTCCGGAAAGATTTGAAGCTATCTGGTTTGAATCTCCCGTTAGATTAACTCATCTTGAATTTGAATTGCTTCACTGTCTTTTGCAGAGGCATGGTCAAACTGTATCGCCAGCACTAATACTTAAAGAAGTATGGGGATATGAACCAGATGATGATATTGAGACAATAAGAGTCCATATTAGACACTTACGAACTAAGCTGGAACCTGATCCTCGTAAGCCTCTTTATATAAAAACTGTATATGGTGCTGGATATTGTCTCGAGTTACCTATTGGTTCTCAAGTGGAAACTGCTAGGCAAGAGTTTATTCATGCAAGAAATCCTGACTTGATAAATTCTGCAGTAGATTAATCTAATAAATTTTCCATTGAAATTTTTAAAAAAGCTATTTCCCATGCCAACCTTGGTTGTATGTTTTTTCTTAAGAGGTATTTTAAATTTTCAAGTTTTTTAATTAAACTAATATTTTTTGTTTTTCTCCACCAAATTGTTTGAATTAAATTTACTAAACAAATCTGTTGAGAAATTTCTAATTTTTCAGATATTAATTTAGATATTTCTAATATTTCCAGACTATTTTTAATTGGAGAATCCAATTTACTTATAATTTCATCTGAAAAATCATTCCAAATTTCAATATTTTTCAATAATTGATTTGGAGATCCATTCGCAGAGTTTATTAAATCTTCAAATTTTAATTTTGTATTTATCTTTAATTTAGAAGTATCTAAATATTCTTTTAAAATTGACTTTATTTGCTTACTAGAAATAGATCGAAATCTGACGATTTGACATCTTGAAATGATCGTATCTAAAAGAAGGTTTAATTTAGATGTTAGTAAAATAAAAATTCCGTTACTAGGTTCTTCTAAGGTTTTTAAAAGGCAATTTGAGGCTGCTTCGTTTAGTAGGTGTGCATCAATAATCAATACAATTTTTTTTTCTGAGTTTATTGATTTTTGACTAAGAAAAGTTTTGATATTACGTATTTGAGCAATTTTAATAATCTCAGATCCACTTTTTATTTTTTTTTCAAGATCGAAACTTCCTGAACTTTTTGTTAGCAAAAGAGAATCAGGTTCAATAATTAAAAAATCAGGATGGTTATTGTTTGCAATTCTCTCTTCAACATTTTCGCTCGGTGAAGACTGTTTGAAAATTTCTTTTATAAATTGAAGAGCAGTTTGCTTTTTGCCTAATCCTTCAGCACCATAAAATATATAACCATTAGCCAATGATTTGTTTTTAATTATGCTCTTAAGAAAGGTATTGGCTTCTTCATTCAAGAAGAAATTATTTTTTTTAAACTCAATCATTTTTTTTAGAAAAATTCTTTAGCAAAGTCTCTTTAATTTGATTAGAAATAGTTTTAATATTTTGTGAAGCAGATATTACTTTCCAGTTTTTTTGTTTGGCAATTAGTTTGAAGCCTTCATTTACTTTTTCTAAAAATCTAATACCTTCTGATTCTATTCTGTCTGGAATTTCATTTTTTCTTCGGAATAAGCTCTCTTCTGGAGAAATTTCTAAGAAGAAAGTGAGATCTGGAGATACTCCTTGACAAACAATAGATTCAATATTTTTGATTATTTCTAAATTTATATTTCTTCCATAACCTTGATAAGCCAGTGTGGAATCAGAAAATCTATCACTTATTACCCAATCATTGTTATTTAAAGCAGGTGAAATAATTTTGGAAACGTGTTCAGCTCTATCTGCTGAATAAAGCAATAATTCTGCAAGAGATGAAGGTTTGTTATTTTCATTATTATCAAGAATCAGTCCTCTAAGTTTTTTTCCTAAAAGACTGCCCCCAGGTTCTCTAGTTGTGATTAATTTAGACCCTTTCTTTATTAGACCACTATTAGGAAGCCATTTAGATAGTTCATCTATTTGGGTAGTTTTACCACATCCATCAATACCCTCAATAACGATAAATTTTCCTTTCATTTAATCCAAAGATAAAGCATTAATTACTACTGTAATAGAGCTAATAGCCATCAATAATGCTGCTATTGAGGGAGTAAGAAGAATACCGTATTTAGGGAATAAAATGCCGGCTGCTAATGGTATAGCTAGTAAGTTGTAACCAAAAGCCCATGTTAGATTTTGCTTTATTTTTCTTATAGTTTTTTTGGCAAGATTTAAAGCGTAGGGTAATCCATTTAGTTGATCTCCCATCAATACTACATCTGCATTTGCCTTGGCTATTTGAGTTCCTGATCCCACCGCAATTCCTAAGTCAGAAGATGCTAAGGCTGGGACATCATTAATACCATCACCAATCATTGCTACTTTATTATCAATTTTTAAATTTTCTATAGTCTTTAGCTTCATTTCAGGAAGAAGATCCCATTTTACTTCACTTTCTTTAAAACCAATTTTTTTTGCTAAAGCTAAAACTGTTTGTTTCCTATCTCCACTTAAAATATTAATTTTAAATTTGTTTTTTCTTAAATTTTGCACTGTTTTAATTGAATCATCTCTGAGTAAATCTCCTAGGAAGATAAAGCCCAATAACTTATCTTTTATACTTACTCCAATAATAGTGTTCGTTTTTGTCTCTTCATTTTCAATTACTTTTTTGGCATCACTATCAATGATTGTTCCTTTACTTAGTAGCCATTCAATATTTCCAATATTAATAGGTCCATCAATTGATTCTAGTTCTCCAGAAATACCTCGGCCTGAATGAGTGATAATTTTTTTTATTGGAAATAAACTTAAATTTTGTTTTTTTGCTTCTTGAATCAACGCATCTGCTATTGGATGTCTGCTTTCCTTTTCTAAGCTGGCAGCTATTCTTAATAAAAAAGAATGATCATCATAATTTTTATAATCTACGATGAATGGCTTACCTCTTGTTAATGTACCTGTCTTGTCAAAAATAATGTGATTAATTTTTGAAGCCATCTCTATTTTGTCCCCGCCTTTAAATAAAACGCCCTTTTTTGCTGCTTTACCTGATGCGACAGTTATTACAGTTGGGGTGGCTAAACCTAATGCACAAGGACAAGCTATTACTAAAACAGCAATTGACAATTGTATTGCTAAACTAAGAAAATTCTCAGCATTACTACCAAGCGAACTATGAAGTGTATGGCTTGAGTGAGTTATGAGTTGATGATTATGACTTAATAAATCTGGCCAAATGTTTCTTGCCCCCTTCCACCAAAAGAAGAAAGTTAAGGTAGCAAAAATAAGGACAAAGTAGGTAAATTTGCCTGCAATTTCATCGGCAATTCTTTGAATGCGAGGTTTTCTAGCGTTTACAGACTCAATAAGATTTACTAGTTTTGCAAGAGAAGAATCCCCTCCGACCTTTTGAACTTTAAGTCTAAGAGTTGAATTAAGATTTAAAGACCCACTAGATAGACTTTCGCCTTCTTTTACCTCGATAGGTTTGGATTCGCCAGTGATATGTGAAACATCAATATACGAATTACCTTGAGTAACAATGCAGTCAGCAGGCACTCTGTCTCCAGCTAAAACTTGAATCTCTTGATTTGGTCTTAAAGTGTTTACTCTTATTGATTTTATTTGATTATCTTCTGTGTAGATATTTGCCATTTCAGGTTGAAGATCTAATAACTCTCCAATAGATGAACCAGTTTGGTATCTTGCTCTTTCCTCTAAGAAACGCCCAATCAATATGAAGCCTAACAGCATAACTGGTTCATTAAAAAAACAAGGAAAACCAGTGTCAGGAAACATTAAGGATAGAAGACTTGTTATATACGCGCTAGTTACTCCAAGAGCTACTAGAGAATCCATATCAGGACGGTTCTTAAAAAATGATTTAAAACCATTAATAATTATTCCTCTTCCAGGAAATAATAGAGCTAATGTTGCTAATGAAGCGTGAAAAAATATATTACCTAATATCGGAAAATTTATATATCTTCCTTCTGCTAGATGACCTAAACCTGAAAATAATAAAAGTAATAAAGCAAAAGTTAGTTTTTTCCATTGATTATTCCAGCTCTTTTTTTTTTCTAATTCTGCTTTATTTATTTTTTTTGAAAAATCATTTATGTAAATCTTTGATGGGAAACCATTTTCTTTTAGATTTTCGAGAACTGCTTCTAGTTCTATATGTTTCTGGGTAATTTCAAAATATGCACTTTCAGTTAGTAAGTTAACAGAAACATTTTCAATACCATCAGAATTTTTTAATATTTTTTCAACAGTGCTCACACAACCTCCGCACTTCATTCCTGTAATGCTTAATTGAATGCTTTCCATATTTTTCGCGATTGAAGCAAATTAATGCTCTGCCTATTTTTTAATTATAATAATAATTGTAATAGACTTTTTAAATAGTTATTTTTTAAATTACTATATTAATTTTATTAGTTTTAGAGCGGTGCCTAGTAATCAAAACAGAGACAATTTTATTGATAAAGCTTTTACTGTAATTGCTGAATCTATTGTAAAAATAATGCCTATTGCAGAGAAAGAAAAAAAGGCATATATCTATTACAGAGATGGCTTAGCCGCACAAAATAATGGGGATTATTCGGAAGCATTAGAGTATTACAAAGAGAGTTTATTGCTTGAAGAAAATAAAATTGATAGGGGTGAGACTTTAAAAAATATGGCAATAATATATATGAGTAACGGAGAAGAGGATTTGTCTATTGAAACTTATGAAAAAGCACTAGTAGAAAATCCTAAACAGCCATCATGCCTCAAAAATATAGGTTTAATTTATGAAAAAAGGGGAAGATATGCTGAGCAAAATGGTGATTTAGATCAGAGAGATATTTGGTTTGATAAAGCTGCTGAAGTCTGGTCTAAAGCAGTTAGGTTATATCCAGGTGGGTATCTAGATATTGAGAATTGGTTGAAAAACTCAGGCAGAAGCTCAATTGATATGTACCTTTGATTTTTTTATTTTGATAAAGAATAATCAACTGCTTCTTTAATATTGGATATCTCTTTGATATTTATTAATTCTTGAAAATTATTATTTAGTTCCTCCTCTAGTTTTGGCACTACGATATTTTTAATTCCTAGTCTTACAGCTTCTTCTATCTTTATCCGGAG contains:
- a CDS encoding response regulator transcription factor, which gives rise to MKISILLIEDDRDMRDLVARHLEHSGFDVQKAEDGIKGQALALQYSPDLILLDLMLPSVDGLTLCQRLRRDERTSNIPIMMITALGGLKDKVTGFNSGADDYITKPFDLEELHVRIKALLRRSNRAQLNSSNQQEILNYGPLTLVPERFEAIWFESPVRLTHLEFELLHCLLQRHGQTVSPALILKEVWGYEPDDDIETIRVHIRHLRTKLEPDPRKPLYIKTVYGAGYCLELPIGSQVETARQEFIHARNPDLINSAVD
- a CDS encoding dTMP kinase, which produces MKGKFIVIEGIDGCGKTTQIDELSKWLPNSGLIKKGSKLITTREPGGSLLGKKLRGLILDNNENNKPSSLAELLLYSADRAEHVSKIISPALNNNDWVISDRFSDSTLAYQGYGRNINLEIIKNIESIVCQGVSPDLTFFLEISPEESLFRRKNEIPDRIESEGIRFLEKVNEGFKLIAKQKNWKVISASQNIKTISNQIKETLLKNFSKKND
- a CDS encoding cation-translocating P-type ATPase, producing the protein MESIQLSITGMKCGGCVSTVEKILKNSDGIENVSVNLLTESAYFEITQKHIELEAVLENLKENGFPSKIYINDFSKKINKAELEKKKSWNNQWKKLTFALLLLLFSGLGHLAEGRYINFPILGNIFFHASLATLALLFPGRGIIINGFKSFFKNRPDMDSLVALGVTSAYITSLLSLMFPDTGFPCFFNEPVMLLGFILIGRFLEERARYQTGSSIGELLDLQPEMANIYTEDNQIKSIRVNTLRPNQEIQVLAGDRVPADCIVTQGNSYIDVSHITGESKPIEVKEGESLSSGSLNLNSTLRLKVQKVGGDSSLAKLVNLIESVNARKPRIQRIADEIAGKFTYFVLIFATLTFFFWWKGARNIWPDLLSHNHQLITHSSHTLHSSLGSNAENFLSLAIQLSIAVLVIACPCALGLATPTVITVASGKAAKKGVLFKGGDKIEMASKINHIIFDKTGTLTRGKPFIVDYKNYDDHSFLLRIAASLEKESRHPIADALIQEAKKQNLSLFPIKKIITHSGRGISGELESIDGPINIGNIEWLLSKGTIIDSDAKKVIENEETKTNTIIGVSIKDKLLGFIFLGDLLRDDSIKTVQNLRKNKFKINILSGDRKQTVLALAKKIGFKESEVKWDLLPEMKLKTIENLKIDNKVAMIGDGINDVPALASSDLGIAVGSGTQIAKANADVVLMGDQLNGLPYALNLAKKTIRKIKQNLTWAFGYNLLAIPLAAGILFPKYGILLTPSIAALLMAISSITVVINALSLD
- a CDS encoding DNA polymerase III subunit delta', with the translated sequence MIEFKKNNFFLNEEANTFLKSIIKNKSLANGYIFYGAEGLGKKQTALQFIKEIFKQSSPSENVEERIANNNHPDFLIIEPDSLLLTKSSGSFDLEKKIKSGSEIIKIAQIRNIKTFLSQKSINSEKKIVLIIDAHLLNEAASNCLLKTLEEPSNGIFILLTSKLNLLLDTIISRCQIVRFRSISSKQIKSILKEYLDTSKLKINTKLKFEDLINSANGSPNQLLKNIEIWNDFSDEIISKLDSPIKNSLEILEISKLISEKLEISQQICLVNLIQTIWWRKTKNISLIKKLENLKYLLRKNIQPRLAWEIAFLKISMENLLD
- a CDS encoding photosystem I assembly protein Ycf3 — encoded protein: MPSNQNRDNFIDKAFTVIAESIVKIMPIAEKEKKAYIYYRDGLAAQNNGDYSEALEYYKESLLLEENKIDRGETLKNMAIIYMSNGEEDLSIETYEKALVENPKQPSCLKNIGLIYEKRGRYAEQNGDLDQRDIWFDKAAEVWSKAVRLYPGGYLDIENWLKNSGRSSIDMYL